The Rhizoctonia solani chromosome 14, complete sequence genome has a segment encoding these proteins:
- a CDS encoding cytochrome P450 family protein, with protein sequence MASESSHQNPQSLFSGTQLRDPGLETLMPQHTIDPTPPVQASATGPRDSHRTPAQPGYISYELSSGHDCNTGPTGPSSNRNTNFEIPATGNPRDVSAQSDGDTEMLDANSHFDENTNVLGAVPNLFRLLDLVDEHGSGGIVEKVVIDQQSLHRLLNIIQPGSYDSLSIKPTGVYGSQPEIVEFLRQARLLDQNSANILSRSDTRDDLSSGLGSGLYLVLDPEHHDKGPSKATCIIYWPEDTTWDDQAASSSVRRNRVTFMRYLNKLADQIICLVSSSQARALVWDTSAHNKDLPEDQQENDDDARLFDFEVSKSLEQEEGAVGSPGFTAAVESRILPSTNDRQTSRVRLVPGEQKTALLVVRNEKEQPEEDRFDSNVSTMNLKKMVESKECPIQLGSIEAADLEVLAANGLRSQHKRIFAKYDQCLRELKAERLRAENADRRHIDDHINRDGPKLKAEIQHLVRSSYDGVYPSLALGFDMSHGPEETGQRIPVLKGKWPFLKKYLEENSKLSRHEQEDFINDLLNGAVASETHPRTSTQTPSKRFSMNPVNYIPNPTSWTIGWNPSNWNSGGWGSSWGSGNRSQGNRDDPSVAPMNIDRTRALRGLDSMTQKYPSLSVFKQKVQERLGHNLEALEKKVLGERLDGIISMERQRQSRNGSDARDSIYREEAHRAFEVAVES encoded by the exons ATGGCTAGCGAGTCTAGCCATCAGAACCCACAGAGCCTATTCTCTGGTACTCAACTACGGGATCCTGGCCTAGAGACGCTCAT GCCACAACACACAATAGACCCGACACCACCGGTGCAAGCGTCAGCTACCGGTCCACGTGACTCACATCGTACCC CTGCACAGCCCGGCTACATATCATATGAATTATCTTCTGGCCATGACTGCAATACTGGACCAACTGGCCCCTCATCTAATCGAAACACCAACTTCGAAATTCCGGCAACCGGTAATCCCCGCGATGTTTCCGCGCAAAGTGATGGTGACACTGAGATGCTTGACGCGAACTCCCACTTTGACGAGAACACAA ATGTATTGGGTGCTGTCCCGAATTTGTTTCGGCTCCTTGATTTGGTAGACGAACATGGCTCTGGAGGAATCG TCGAGAAGGTCGTCATCGATCAGCAATCCCTTCATCGTCTTTTGAATATTATACAACCAGGATCGTATGACTCG CTATCTATCAAGCCTACAGGAGTCTATGGAAGCCAACCAGAAATAGTTGAGTTTCTTCGGCAAGCTCGGCTTCTCGATCAAAATTC CGCAAATATTCTCTCCAGGAGCGATACTCGAGATGACTTGTCTTCAGGACTTGGGTCTGGCTTGTACCTCGTATTAGACCCTGAACATCACGACAAGGGACCCTCGAAAGCGACCTGCATTATATACTGGCCTGAGGACACAACATGGGATGACCAAGCTGCGTCATCATCCGTACGACGGAATCGAGTGACTTTTATGCG CTATTTAAATAAATTGGCGGATCAAATCATATGCCTAGTGTCGTCATCTCAAGCGCGAGCTTTAGTTTGGGACACGAGTGCACACAATAAGGATCTTCCCGAGGACCAGCAAGAAAACGATGACGACGCTCGCCTTTTCGATTTTGAGGTATCCAAGTCTCTCGAACAGGAGGAAGGCGCCGTTGGCAGTCCCGGTTTCACG GCCGCTGTAGAATCAAGGATTTTGCCGTCCACTAACGATCGTCAAACTTCGCGGGTGCGACTCGTTCCAGGGGAGCAAAAGACTGCGCTTTTGGTAGTCAGGAACGAAAAGGAACAGCCCGAAGAAGATCGCTTTGATAGCAATGTCAGCACTATGAACCTCAAGAAGATGGTCGA ATCGAAGGAATGTCCCATCCAGCTAGGAAGCATCGAGGCTGCCGACCTTGAGGTCCTTGCTGCAAATGGCTTGAGGAGTCAGCATAAAAGGATCTTCGCCAAGTACGATCAATGTCTACGAGAGTTGAAGGCGGAAAGATTGAGAGCGGAGAACGCAGACAGGAGGCATATCGATGATCACATAAACCGGGATGGACCAAAGCTCAAAGCTGAGATTCAGCACCTGGTGCGATCAAGTTATGATGGTGTCTATCC TTCACTTGCCTTAGGCTTCGACATGTCTCATGGACCTGAAGAAACTG GACAGAGAATTCCAGTTCTCAAGGGGAAATGGCCGTTTTTGAAAAAGTATCTTGAAGAGAATTCAAAGCTCTCTCGCCATGAACAGGAGGACTTTATCAATGACTTACTCAACGGAGCTGTTGCTTCGGAAACGCACCCAAGGACATCAACACAAACCCCGTCAAAAAGGTTCAGCATGAACCCTGTAAATTATATTCCAAATCCTACAAGTTGGACTATTGGTTGGAATCCAAGTAACTGGAACTCTGGCGGCTGGGGGTCGAGCTGGGGGTCGGGAAACCGCAGCCAAGGGAATCGTGATGATCCATCCGTTGCTCCAATGAATATAGATCGAACTCGGGCTTTGCGAGGG CTTGATTCAATGACGCAAAAATACCCATCTCTCTCCGTATTCAAACAGAAGGTACAAGAAAGGCTCGGGCACAACCTGGAGGCATTGGAGAAAAAGGTTTTAGGCGAACGACTAGATGGTATTATCTCGATGGAACGGCAACGTCAAAGTCGTAACGGAAGTGACGCTCGCGACTCTATTTACCGAGAAGAAGCCCATCGCGCCTTTGAAGTAGCTGTCGAGAGTTGA